TTGCTGGCGGCTTGGTTGGCTTCAAATATGGTTTTCAGACGGCCTTGGACGAAATTGATGTAGTCGTCGTTGTAGCCGACCTTAATACCTTGCGATTCGGCGGCTTCCGCCATGCCGTTGATGCCGATGGTGAGGAACTGTTTGTCCAGCGTGATGAAACCTGCATCGTAAACGGGTAGCATGCCGGCTACTTGGTATTCTTCCATCAGTTTGCGGTAGGCGTATTGGTATTTGTGGATTTTGGCGACTTCGGCGGCAAGGTCGCGCCCGTCTTGTTCCAACCGGTTCATATTGATGGTGATGACGTTGATGGAACCGGTCGCCACGCCGCCCGCACCAAGTGTGTAGCTGAAGGTACGGTCTTCGATGGCGTTGCGCAAACGGCAGCAGGAAGCCAAGGAGTCAGGATTGTCGGAAAGATAGACGAAGAAGGAATTGCCTTCCGCCAACTCTTTCGCCATTTCGTCGGCAAACACGGTGTCTTTGCATTTGCCGCCGTCAGTCAGCATCGCAGCGGTCACGACGGGAAAAGTCAAAACGGCTTTGGTACGTTCCTGATTGAACCATTTGAGGAAGAAGTTTTGCAGCTTCGCCACGCTCGTCCACACCGGTTTGCTGAAATCGGGGAAGACGAAATCGCCAAACATCGCATCGAAATAGTATTGATCGTAAACGGAAATATTCCAAAACACACTCTGATAGCCGCGCGCGGCGGCGGGCTGGTTGATGCTGTACACCACCTGCTGCATATGATTGGCGATTTCTTTGCCGTGGGTTTCCAAATAATCGTCGCCGTAGTCTTTGCGGGCGAAATAGTCGAAATAAGTCAGAAATTCCACCGTCGCCACCGCGCCGGCAAACTGCGCGCTGATGGCAAACACCAAGTTGATAAACGAGCCGCAAAACGAAGCCAGATGCTGCGGCGCTTTGGATTCGCCGCCGAGTTTGCTTAAGCCGTCGAGCAGGAAGGGATACAGCGTAACCGACACACAATAAGGCTTGAGACTGGTTTCGTCGTGCACATAAATCTCGTGCGCCTCAATCTGGCGGATGTATTCGTCGGCAACGGATTGGTCGAAAATTTCGGCGATTTTACGCGACACTTGGGCGCGGTTAATCTGCACGAAAAAATCTTTCATGATTTCCGCTTCCATCGTAGCGATGTTTTTCTGGGTAACGTTGGCGTTGGCGTCCATTTTCGAGCCGTCCGCCGCGTTTTGCGCGCTGATGTAGTCGTGCATGAATTGTAGTTTTCCGTTTAACTGTTCGGGATGCAGCCGAATCATGTTAATTCTCCTGTATGGTTTGGATGATTTATCAAGCAATGACGGTCAGGCCGTCTGAAACATCGCTGTCAGCGAATACAATAAATTCAATTTAAATCAGTGCAATACAGCACCGGGCTAAATTGAAGCCACTGAAAAAACTTTATGCACGGGTTTGTCTTTGATAAACAAGCGGTTCAACACCTCACCCGTGCGCAAATCGACAAACTTCTGATTGGTGGTCGGGCTACCCAAGCCGCCCAGCTCCATCTGCCAGCGGCCGGTTTTCAGATACGTCAGATAAGGCAGGATGCCGTCTGAAACCGCCTCCAGCTCCTCGCGATCCAAGCCAGTGTACAAGCAGGCTTTCAATCCTTCCTGAGCAACAATAGCCAGCATTTTCTGCAAGGCTTTCGGTTGCCACTCCCCGCCCATAAACAACACGCAGCTGATTAATCCGTGATAGCGTTTCAGACGGCCTTTTAAATAATCCTCGGTCAATTCCGTGCCAATACCCTCTTTCCATGTATCGGCACTATGGCAACCTTTGCAACGCAGCGGACAGCCTGAAAACAGAAATGCCAGCGACACTTCGCCCGGCACTTCCTGCCATACAATTTGCTCAACTGTAAATTTCAAGCTACTCATTGCAATACCATAAAACACAAGATATGGTGCGAATTAAAACACAATACTACTAGATATGGTATTTTTATTTAACAATGTATTTTACTCGTATAATAGATTTTTATTATTTAACCAATTGTAAATTACTATATTAAGTTCAACTTTAAACCAATAAAAGGCCGTCTGAATTATCTTTCAGACGGCCTGAAATTAAAATAAAAGAAGCAAACTCCGTTATAGCAAAGTCTATCTAAATAAAACAAAAAAGGCCGTCTGAATTATCTTTCAGACGGCCTCAATTTCAGGTTTTAACCCCGATTCGAGCCTTTAACCATATCCATCAAAAACAATCGGCAATCCAAGTTGCCATTAAACAACGGAATTTTACGTTTCGGAGAAAGGCGCATAAATTTCGGCATATCGCGATCGCCGGTAAACATCCCAACCAGCCAACCTGCGTAATGCTGTTTCAACCATGTGCCCAGTTGAGGATAAAGCGCCTGTAAAGCCTGAATTTCGGCAAGGCGCACGCCATAAGGCGGATTGGAAATCATAATGCCGTGTTCGCCGTTTGGCCGCGCGGCTTGCGCATCTTGCACGTCAAAGCGGATGAAATGATCCACTTCGGCGGCTTGGGCATTGGCCAATGCAGCACGAATCATATAACGGTCATTATCGCTGCCGGAAATTGGCGCGGCGGCCGGTTTAATCTGTTTTTCAGCTTCACGGCGCAGCGCTTGCCATTTTTCTTTGTCGAAGTTTTGCAGTTTTTCAAAACCGAAACGGCGCATCAAACCCGGTGCACGGTGTGTCGCAATCCATGCAGCCTCAATGGCAATCGTGCCACTGCCGCAAAACGGGTCTTGGAAAGGCTGCGTACCGTCGTAGCCAGCCAAAAGCAGCAAACCCGCCGCCAAGTTTTCCCTCAATGGCGCTTCGCCGGTATCCTGACGATAGCCGCGTTTGAAGAGCGCTTCGCCGGAAGTATCGATAAAGATTTCCACATTCCGTTCATCGATAAAGGCATGAATGCGGATATCGGGGTTGATTTTGCCCACGCTAGGACGCGCATCATAAATATCGCGGAAGGCATCGCAGACGGCATCTTTGATTTTCAAACCGACAAAATCCAAGCTTTTCACATTGGCGCGCTTGCCTTCGACTTTGACTTTAAAGGTCTGCTCCAGCTTAAACCAACCTGTCCAATGCAGATTTCGTGCCAATTTGTAGATATCGTGTTCGTTGCGATAACCGCCTTTGGTCAAACGCAGCAAAACACGGCTGGCAACGCGCGAATGCAGGTTGATACGATACACCTGCTCCATCGTGCCTTTACATGCCACACCGCCGTCAACAGCGCGGATATCCTGACATGCCATGCTGTCGAGTTCCTGCGTCAAAGACGCTTCCAAACCGCGAGGACAAGTGATAAAAAGTGAATAAACCGTCATATAAAACCTTTCCGGGTAGAGCTATCCGAACCACTCGGATAACAAATAAAAACAATATTATAGCCGAAAAACCAAAAGGCCGTCTGAAACTTCAGACGGCCTTTGAATAAAGCTTTCTTAGTGATCCAAACTGTCGGTTTCCACCTTAACCGCTTTATCGGTTTTATCTTCCGGCAAAACCAAGTTCAACAATACCGCCATAATACCGCCTGCGGAAATTGAGTTTTGGAACAATACAGGCAGGTTTTTGAACACTTCCGGCTCAAATGCCACGCCTAAACCCAAACCGACAGAAGTAGCCGCGATGACCGCTTCACGACGGCGAATACCATGGCTGACCAAAATCCGCACACCGGCAATCGCAATCAGGCCAAACATCAACACCATCGCGCCACCCAAAACAGGACTTGGAATCGTGGTAAACGCGCGACCGATGACAGGGAACAAGCCCAACAATACCAAAATCGCTGCAATATATTTGCCCACATGGCGCGAAGCCACGCCGGTCATTTGAATCACGCCGTTATTTTGCGCAAAAGTGGTCAGCGGCAAAGAACCCAACGCAGTCGCAATCACAGACACCAAACCATCTGCCAATACGCCGCCGCGCAGACGTTTGGTGTATTCCTCACCCTCAATCGGCTGCTCGGAGACCATTGCTGTCGCCGTCAAATCGCCCACTGCCTCAAATACGCTCAACAAGAAAATCGCACCGGCGACAATAAACGCGTGCCAATCAAATGCGAAACCATATTTAAACGGAACAGGCAGGGTAATCAGCGGCAGATTTTGCAGGGCGGAAAAATCCACTTTGCCCAAAAACAGCGCAACGATATACCCGACGATCAAACCCACCGCGATGCCGCTCATGCGCAGCAATGGATTCTTCAAGCAGTTGAAAACCAACACAATCAGCAACACCAGCGATGCCAGACCTAAGTTTTCCATCGAGCCGAACGTACCGTCTGCTTTCGCACCGAAGCCGCCGCCGAAATCGGTAATGCCGACATGAACCAAGCTCAAGCCGATCAACATGACGACCACGCCGCTTACAGTCGGCGTAATCACTTTTTTCAAATAAGGCAAAAGCCAAGCGGAGAAGCACACCAAAAACGCGCCGACAAAGGACACGCCCAAAAGCGTTGAAATCATCACATCTTCAGTCAATCCGCCCTCTTTCATGCCGGTACCTAGTGCAATCATCACGGTAACAAAAGAGAAGTTGACCGACTGAATCGACAACATACCCGAACCAACCGGCCCAAAACGGTTGACTTGCAAATAAGTGCCGACGCCGGAAGCCACCATCGCCATCGACACCAAATAAGCCGTCATTTCAACCGGCAGCTCCAACGCCCCGCCGACAATCAATGCCGGAGTAATCATCGGAACAAAAATCGCCAGAAGGTGCGTAACCGCACTCAACAACGCATTCCCAAACGGCGGCTTGTCTTCCAAACCATAAACCAAATCAAGCGATTCCGCCTGTTTTTCAGTCATTCCGGCCATGTTGAACCTTCTCTCAAGAATCGTTAAAAAATATTAAGATGCGTATTTTAACTAATTTGAAATGTATCAGCAAATTCAAAACCATCAGGCCGTCTGAAAGTTCCGCCCAACTGTTTTCAGACGGCCTCAAACCGCCTTAACACATTTTAATTCTTGACATCATTTTTCCATCTCAAAACAAACAAACCAATGATTTAAAAATGTATTATTCATTAAGATAATGACAAGTCACCATTAAACGGCAAAGCCTCATAGCGGATATGTTTCACACAAACAACAAAGTAAGCTACAATCCACTGCATAATTCACCTACACCATAAAATTAAAGGTTTCCGTATGTTAAAAGGCAGTCTGGTTGCCCTGATTACCCCGATGAATCAAGACGGCAGCATCAACTACGAACAACTTCATGACTTAATCGACTGGCACATTGAAAACGGCACCGACGGCATCGTCGCAGTCGGTACCACCGGCGAGTCAGCCACTCTGCCTGTCGAAGAACATTTGGCCGTTATTGAAGCCACTGTCAAACACGTCAACAAGCGCATTCCCGTTATCGCCGGTACAGGAGCCAACAATACTGTCGAAGCCATCGCCCTTTCTAAAGCAGCCGAGCAAGCCGGTGCGGACTACACCTTATCTGTTGTTCCCTACTACAACAAACCTTCGCAAGAAGGCATTTACCAACATTTCAAAGCCATCGCCGAAGCCACTTCGATTCCGATGATTATCTATAATGTTCCCGGCCGTACCGTCGTCAGCATGAGCAACGACACTATTTTGCGTTTGGCCGAGATTCCGAATATCATCGGCGTGAAAGAAGCCAGCGGCAATATCGGTAACAACATCGAATTGATCAACAGCGTTCCTGAAGGTTTTGCCGTTTTATCCGGCGATGACCCTACCGGCCTGCCTTTCATGCTGTGTGGCGGTCATGGCGTGGTAACCGTTGCAGCCAACGTTGCACCGAAACTCTTTGCCGATATGTGCCGAGCCGCCCTTGAGGGCGATATTGCGACCGCCCGTCGTCTAAACGAGCAACTTATCCCAATTTATAACACCATGTTCTGCGAGCCCAGCCCGGCCGCGCCCAAATGGGGCCTGAGCTTATTGGGCAAATGCGAACCCCATGTTCGTCTGCCTTTGGTAGCACTGACCGAAGCCGGTCAAGCCAAAGTCCGAGCCGCTCTGGAAAAATCAGGACAAATCTGATCCGGAAATAAGGCCGTCTGAATCCTAAACACCCTTTTCAGACGGCCTCCCTGTTAAGAACTTCATCCACAGGAAAACAAGATGACCTATATCAAACCCATCGTAGTAGCCCTCGCCCTGATTAGCATGACTGCCTGTTCCGGCAGCAAAAAAGAACAACCCAAACTCGACTATCAAAGTCAATCACACCGCTTGGTCAAACTGGAAGTACCACCTGATTTGAACAACCCAGACCAAGGCAACCTCTATCAATTACCGGCAGGCAGCGGCGCCGTCCGCGCCAGCGACTTCAACAAACGCCGCACTCAAGCCGTACAACAACCTGCCAATGCAGAAGTTTTGAAATCCGTTAAAGGCGTACGCCTTGAGCGTGACGGCAACCAACGCTGGTTGGTTGTCGATGGCAAATCGCCTCGCGAAATTTGGCCGTTGCTGAAAGTGTTCTGGCAAGAAAACGGTTTCGACATCAAATCTGAAGAACCGGCTATCGGCCAAATGGAAACCGAGTGGGCTGAAAACCGAGCCAAAATCCCTCAAGACAGCCTGCGCCGCCTGTTGGACAAAGTCGGCTTGGGCGGTATCTACTCTACCAGCGAACGCGACAAATTCATCATCCGCATCGAACAAGGTAAAAACGGTTCGACCGACATCTTCTTCGCCCACAAAGGCATGAAAGAAGTTTATGCCGACCGTAAAAAAGACACCACCATGTGGCAGCCAAGCGAGAGTGACCCTAATCTTGAAGCCGCATTCCTCGCCCGCTTTATGCAATACTTGGGCGTTGACGGTCAGCAAGCTGAACAGGCCCTAACCCAAAGCGTTGCCGCCCGCAGCAATGCTTCTGAGTTGGCCCGTGTGGACAACGACACCCTGCTGCTGGCTGGCGATTACGGCCGCAACTGGCGCCGTACCGCCCTTGCGCTTGACCGCATCGGCCTGACTGTTATCGGTCAAAATGCCGAACGCCGCGCCTTCTTGGTTCAACAAGCACCAACCGAAGGCGAAGCAGTTGCCAATAAAAAACCGGGTCTGTTCAAACGCGTATTTGGCAAAGGCAAAGTAGAAGCGCCAAAAACGTACCCTGAAATCATCGTCTATGTTGAGCCTATCAACAATGGCGCACGCCTCCATCTGTTGAACAAAGACGGCAGCCCATACAAAGGCAGCGATGCCTCCACATTGTTGAGCCGCCTGCACACAGAATTGCGTTAATCCGTTATTCGACTTAAGGCCGTCTGAAATATTCAGACGGCCTTTTTAACGAATGCGGCATGGTTTCAAATTCTCAATCTGACGTTATAATCAGAACATTTTTCCCCCTCCCCCAAGCTGCCATGACCCGACAAAAAGCCTATCTGCTCCTGACCGCCCTGTTTACCCTGATGTTTATCGTACTGATTCTGTTGGGCGCTTATCTTCTGAGCATTCACAGCAAACAATTTGCCGTTGCCGCCTTTCTGTTTGCCTTTGCCGCCGTTTTTGCCCAAATCGGCAGCCTTGCCCTTTACATCCGCCACAAAGCACGCGCACAAATGGCTCGTATGCAGCAAACCGAAACCCATTAAGGAAAAACCATGTTTGAAAAAATCGTCCTTGCCAGTGGCAACACAGGCAAACTCAACGAATTTTCCCGCCTCTTTGCCGACTTAAACATCGAAGTCCTGCCACAATCGCAGTTCAATACGCCCGAATGTCCCGAGCCGTACCATACCTTTGTTGAAAATGCCCTGGCTAAAGCACGTCATGCCGCCAAATACAGCGGCTTACCGGCACTTGCCGACGATTCCGGCATCTGCACCAACGCCTTAAACGGCGCACCCGGCATTTTCTCCGCACGTTATGCAGGTGAAAACCCCAAATCCGATGCCGCAAACAACGCCAAACTGTCTGCCGATCTTGCTGATAAAGACGATAAAAGCTGTTACTACGTCTGCGTCCTCGTCCTTGTCCGTCATGAAAACGACCCGCAACCCATCATCGCCGAAGGCATCTGGCGCGGACAATGGCAGGCAGAAGCAGCCGGTACAAACGGCTTCGGCTACGACCCGCATTTCTATCTGGCCGAACATGGTTGCACCGCCGCCGAGCTTGACCCTGAAATCAAAAATGCCGAAAGCCACCGTGCCCAAGCATTGCGCGAACTATTAAGAAAAATCAAGTCCTTATAAATTGGTAACAGGCCGTCTGAAACCTTCAGACGGCCTACCTCATATTCATTCCCATGCGCAAACCCTCGCCTGAAGAATTGGCAGCCTTTGCAAAACACGTCGCTGCCTTCATCCCAACCACACCCGACAAACTTCTTCAACTCATTGACAGTCAAGAAACTGCTATCGTCTTTTTAGGCAAACCAAGTTGTTCATACTGCCGCCGTTTTGTTGCAAAACTGTCTACCATTTCCTTAAACAAGCAGCTTACCGTCCGCTTTACAGACAGCAGCAACAAAGCAGCTTTAAAAACTTTTCGTGAGCAACACAACATCAAAACTGTTCCTGCACTACTCAAAATCTCACAAGGCAAAATAAAATTCGTCTGCAATTCCAAATTATCAGAAGAAGAAATTGAAGCTTTTTTGAGCGCTTAGACTTCGCATATTTCCTACTGATTACTTTCCCAGCCGACATTTCAGTTAAAATAACGGCCTAAAAATTTCAGACGGCCTCAAGCCTCAACACATACCATGACCCAAATCACTTTCCAACGCCCCGGCCACCTAACCGCCCTGCCTCCTTTATCACTCTATATCCACATTCCTTGGTGCATCAAAAAATGCCCGTATTGCGACTTCAATTCCCACAGCCTGAAAAACGGCCTGCCGGAAGAAGCCTATATCGATGCCCTATTAACTGACTTGCAGCTTGAATTGCCCAATATTTGGGGCAGGCCGGTGGAAACCATTTTTTTCGGTGGCGGGACACCCAGCCTATTTCAAGCAGAATCAATTGACCGTTTGTTAAGTGGCGTGCGTTCGCTGTTGCGCTTGCAACCCGAAGCGGAAATTACTTTGGAAGCCAATCCGGGCACATTTGAAATTGAGAAGTTTCAGGGATTTAAAGACGCAGGTATTACGCGTCTGTCTATCGGCGTGCAAAGTTTTAACGACGATATGCTTGCTCGATTGGGACGCGTTCACAACGGCAAAGAAGCCCTGACAGCCATTGATACTGCCTTGAAATTATTTGAAAAAGTTAATATCGATTTGATGTATGCCCTGCCAAACCAAACGGTTCAGACGGCATTAAACGATGTGCAAACCGCTATTGCAACAGGCGTATCTCATATCAGCGCATATCATCTGACCATGGAGCCGAACACACCTTTCGGTCATACGCCGCCAAAAGGATTGCCGCAAGATGAAGCGGCGTTGGACATCGAAGATGCCGTACACGGCACATTGGAAGGCACAGGCTTTATCCACTACGAAACATCGGCTTTCGCAAAAACTAATATGCAGTGCCGTCATAATTTGAACTACTGGCAGTTCGGCGATTACTTAGGGATAGGCGCCGGTGCACACGGCAAAATTTCCTATCCCGACCGTATCGAACGTACCGTCCGCCGTCGTCATCCCAACGACTATCTTGCCACCATGCAGAGCAATCCGCATGAAGCAGTTGAACGCAAAACCGTTGCTTCCGAAGACCTTCCATTCGAGTTCATGATGAACGCCCTGCGCCTGACCGACGGCGTACCTGCTCCAACACTGCAAGAACGTACCGGCGTACCTACTGCAAAAATCATGGCACAAATCGAAACCGCCAGACAAAAAGGCCTGCTTGAATCAGACCCGACCGTATTCCGCCCGACCGAGAAAGGCCGTTTGTTCTTAAACGACTTGTTACAGTGTTTTTTATAAGTGCGATTTTACAACAGTTAAAAAATTTTTAGATTTGCTTAATTTACGACAAGAAAATACAATCAGAATAATTGTTGGGAACGACCAACCCCGGCGATTATCCACTACTTCTAATCCTACATTAAGGACAAAACAATGAAAAAAGTTCTGGTAACACTGATTGCTCTTTCCCTGCCTACATTTGCATTGGCTGATGCAACCAAAGGTTTTTATATTCAAGCTGATGCTGGTCATGCTACTGTAAAATTGGGTGGCGCATCAATTAAAGGCTTTAGCCCTCGTATTTCTGCAGGCTATGATTTCGGCGATTTCCGTGTTGCCGCCGACTATACGCATTATAAATCTGCAAAGATTAATGTACCTTCGGTATATGCTGAGGCTAAATATCACAGTGCCGGTGTATCTGCTATTTATGATTTTGACCTGCAAGCCCCTGTAAAACCTTATGTAGGCGCTCGCCTTGGCCTTAACCACTCTACTCATAAATATCAAACAGCCGGACAAACAGCTGAACGTAAAGATACTAAAATTGGCGTAGGTGCAATGGCTGGTGTAAGTTACGATGTAACTCAAAATGTAGCATTGGATGCAGGCTATCGCTATAACCACTGGAGCAAGATCAATAACGTTAAGCTCCATACTCACGAAGTATCTGCTGGTGTACGCGTAACATTCTAATTCTTGTCATGAGGCAATCATTGCTTCAAATATCAAGTAACAAAAGGCCGTCTGAAACCTGTTTCTCAGGATTTCAAACGGCCTTTAAGTTTTTTAAATATGTCTAACTTTTTGCTGCTTTTACTTTTGTTGCAAACCACAGCGCTGCAACCGTACCTACCATATCGGCAATACCGTCCGCGATTGAACCTTGCCGCGTAGTAGTCAGAAATGCCTGAGCCAACTCACTGCCTACTGCGAACAATAAAGCGGCAAACAGAATACCTTTATAGGGAATATTCCTATTGTCTTGAATAAATATTTTTGCGCACAGCCATGCCTGACCGAAAAACAGCCCGAAATGGCCGACTTTATCAAAATGGGGAAATGGTGGAGCGCTATTGCCGCCCTCTTTGAAAAGCAAGGCATAAATGGCGGCGGCAAACCAAATCAAGGCAGCGACAGTAAATTTGTTTAACGGCAAGGCTTTCATTTGTCGGCCTCTTCATCCAGCCATGTTTGGCAGATATCTGCCAAGCGGACAAATTTCCCACCCCGCGCCTTCAAAATATCACGCCATTGTGCTACTTCTTCAGCATCCGGGGCATCTTCAATACTGCATTCGTAAAGACAGAAGTCTAATGTTTCGCCAACAATGCCTGGGGTTTCGGTCTGCATAAGGCTGGTCAGTTCGTTCATATTTACTGTTTCTTCGATTAGTTTATCGCTAGTCAGATCACACTACCTGTTTTCAGGCCGTCTGAACATGATGTGCAAGGCTACCCGTTCGATTTGGGTACGCTTACTTACTGTGTAAAAAACGTGTTGCTTCTTCCCATTCGCCATTCAACACAGCCGGCAATCCTTGCAGGGATTTAGCGATGGAATCATCAATTTGCTGTCTGTGTTCCGCCGACGGTTTATTCAACACATAACCGACAACCAGATTACGGTCGCCAGGGTGATCAATGCCTAAGCGCAGGCGGTAGAAATTAGGCGTACCCAAACGAGCCTGAATATCTTTGAGGCCGTTGTGTCCGCCGTTGCCGCCGCCAAGTTTGAATTTAATACGGCCGCATGGAATATCCAGCTCGTCATGAACCACCAAGATCTCCTCCGGCTTGATTTTGTAAAACTGAGCCAAAGCGGCTACTGCCTGACCGGAGCGGTTCATAAAGGTCATAGGCTTGAGCAGCCAAACATCGCCATCAGGCGTAGTGGCGCGCGCTACTTCGCCGTAAAATTTCTTTTCGTCTTTAAAATTGACTTTCCATTTCCACGCCAGTTCGTCCAACAGCCAAAAGCCGACATTGTGGCGCGTTTGCTCGTATTCTTGGCCCGGATTGCCCAAACCGACGATTAATTTAATTTTCAAGCTCATTACTGTTCTTTCAGTTTGACAGGCCGTCTGAAAAAATTTCAGACGGCCTTCGATTTATTCTTGCCCGGCGCGTTTACGTCTCGCTTCTTTCGGATCAATCAACAATGGACGATAAACCTCAATCCGATCGCCATCGCGCAACACAGTCTCGTCTTTCACGACCTTGCCGAAAATACCCAAAGGCGCTTGCTGCAAATCCAACTCTAGGAACTCCACCTCCAAACCGCTTTGCAGGGCAGCTTCGCGTACGGTTGTCCCTTCGGCAACGGTCATGCCCTTCAACACTTGCCTGTCGACCAGTCCGTAAACAATTTCAATCTCAAGCATAGCGGCGGTCGGCCTCTTTAATAAAAGCATCCACCAATGTACCGGCGAGGTGGCCGAATACCGGGGAAATCATGGCAGAGAGTACGGCATTGGAGAAATCGTATTCTAATCTGAATTCGACTTTACACATATCATCGCCCAAGTCGATAAATTTCCAAGTACCGCACAGGGTTTTAAACGGCCCTTCGAGCAAATCCATGCGGATTTCCTGCCCCGGGATATTGTGGTTGTGCGTCGCAAATGACTGTTTGACGCGCATATAGTCCATAAACAGGCGCGCTTTTAGTTCGTTGCCCTTGCGTTCGATGACTTCGGTCTTGCTGTACCACGGCAAAAATTTTGGATAGTCCTCAACTTTGTCCACCAGCTCAAACATTTCCTTAGCACTATGCAGCACCAATACGTTTTTCTCGACTTTTTTCATGTGGTTGTAGACCTTGTTTTTGAATATTCGGGGTTCAGACAGCATGATTTAGAAAAATATCTGCCCTACTTTGGGACAAAATTTCAAATTTAAACCGCTTCGCCATTTTGTTTCGCTTCCAGCCATTCCCAGCGTTCCAGCTTTTCCAAAAGCAGCATTTCGATTTCTTCAGCCCTGCTTTGCAATGCACCTGCTTTTTCGTAATCTTTGAAAATTTCAGGATCGGAAAGCTGGGTATTGATTTCAGCCTGTTCGGTTTCCAAAGCTGCGATTTCATCAGGCAGGGCGTCGAGTTCGCGCTGTTCTTTGTAGGAAAGTTTGACCGTACGGTTGGCTTTGGGTTTGACTTTCTCAGGTTCTGCAACCGCTTTAGGCGCAGAGGCCGTCTGAATTTTATCTTCCCTCGATTTTGCGTCGATATAGTCCTGATAGCCGCCGATGTATTCTTTCAGACGGCCTTGTCCTTCGAAAACAATGCTTTGGGTAATCACATTATCCAAGAACATACGGTCATGCGAGACAAGGAATACCGTGCCTTGGTAATCACGCAGCAAGTCTTCAAGCAGCTCTTGGGTGTCGATATCCAAGTCATTGGTCGGTTCGTCCAAGACCAGAATATTAGCAGGACGGGTAAAGAGTTTTGCCAGCAAAAGGCGGTTGCGTTCACCACCGGAGAGCGATGA
The sequence above is a segment of the Neisseria perflava genome. Coding sequences within it:
- the nrdD gene encoding anaerobic ribonucleoside-triphosphate reductase → MIRLHPEQLNGKLQFMHDYISAQNAADGSKMDANANVTQKNIATMEAEIMKDFFVQINRAQVSRKIAEIFDQSVADEYIRQIEAHEIYVHDETSLKPYCVSVTLYPFLLDGLSKLGGESKAPQHLASFCGSFINLVFAISAQFAGAVATVEFLTYFDYFARKDYGDDYLETHGKEIANHMQQVVYSINQPAAARGYQSVFWNISVYDQYYFDAMFGDFVFPDFSKPVWTSVAKLQNFFLKWFNQERTKAVLTFPVVTAAMLTDGGKCKDTVFADEMAKELAEGNSFFVYLSDNPDSLASCCRLRNAIEDRTFSYTLGAGGVATGSINVITINMNRLEQDGRDLAAEVAKIHKYQYAYRKLMEEYQVAGMLPVYDAGFITLDKQFLTIGINGMAEAAESQGIKVGYNDDYINFVQGRLKTIFEANQAASKHYGVKFNTEFVPAENLGVKNAKWDKADGYKVSRECYNSYFYVVEDEEINALDKFLLHGKELVDWLDGGSALHLNLDEALPESGYRSLLDIAAQTGCNYFCVNVRITICNECGHIDKRTLHACSACGSHDIDYGTRVIGYLKRVSAFSSGRRKEHALRHYHRKAA
- the nrdG gene encoding anaerobic ribonucleoside-triphosphate reductase activating protein; amino-acid sequence: MSSLKFTVEQIVWQEVPGEVSLAFLFSGCPLRCKGCHSADTWKEGIGTELTEDYLKGRLKRYHGLISCVLFMGGEWQPKALQKMLAIVAQEGLKACLYTGLDREELEAVSDGILPYLTYLKTGRWQMELGGLGSPTTNQKFVDLRTGEVLNRLFIKDKPVHKVFSVASI
- a CDS encoding THUMP domain-containing class I SAM-dependent RNA methyltransferase, which gives rise to MTVYSLFITCPRGLEASLTQELDSMACQDIRAVDGGVACKGTMEQVYRINLHSRVASRVLLRLTKGGYRNEHDIYKLARNLHWTGWFKLEQTFKVKVEGKRANVKSLDFVGLKIKDAVCDAFRDIYDARPSVGKINPDIRIHAFIDERNVEIFIDTSGEALFKRGYRQDTGEAPLRENLAAGLLLLAGYDGTQPFQDPFCGSGTIAIEAAWIATHRAPGLMRRFGFEKLQNFDKEKWQALRREAEKQIKPAAAPISGSDNDRYMIRAALANAQAAEVDHFIRFDVQDAQAARPNGEHGIMISNPPYGVRLAEIQALQALYPQLGTWLKQHYAGWLVGMFTGDRDMPKFMRLSPKRKIPLFNGNLDCRLFLMDMVKGSNRG
- a CDS encoding nucleobase:cation symporter-2 family protein is translated as MAGMTEKQAESLDLVYGLEDKPPFGNALLSAVTHLLAIFVPMITPALIVGGALELPVEMTAYLVSMAMVASGVGTYLQVNRFGPVGSGMLSIQSVNFSFVTVMIALGTGMKEGGLTEDVMISTLLGVSFVGAFLVCFSAWLLPYLKKVITPTVSGVVVMLIGLSLVHVGITDFGGGFGAKADGTFGSMENLGLASLVLLIVLVFNCLKNPLLRMSGIAVGLIVGYIVALFLGKVDFSALQNLPLITLPVPFKYGFAFDWHAFIVAGAIFLLSVFEAVGDLTATAMVSEQPIEGEEYTKRLRGGVLADGLVSVIATALGSLPLTTFAQNNGVIQMTGVASRHVGKYIAAILVLLGLFPVIGRAFTTIPSPVLGGAMVLMFGLIAIAGVRILVSHGIRRREAVIAATSVGLGLGVAFEPEVFKNLPVLFQNSISAGGIMAVLLNLVLPEDKTDKAVKVETDSLDH
- the dapA gene encoding 4-hydroxy-tetrahydrodipicolinate synthase; the protein is MLKGSLVALITPMNQDGSINYEQLHDLIDWHIENGTDGIVAVGTTGESATLPVEEHLAVIEATVKHVNKRIPVIAGTGANNTVEAIALSKAAEQAGADYTLSVVPYYNKPSQEGIYQHFKAIAEATSIPMIIYNVPGRTVVSMSNDTILRLAEIPNIIGVKEASGNIGNNIELINSVPEGFAVLSGDDPTGLPFMLCGGHGVVTVAANVAPKLFADMCRAALEGDIATARRLNEQLIPIYNTMFCEPSPAAPKWGLSLLGKCEPHVRLPLVALTEAGQAKVRAALEKSGQI
- the bamC gene encoding outer membrane protein assembly factor BamC yields the protein MTACSGSKKEQPKLDYQSQSHRLVKLEVPPDLNNPDQGNLYQLPAGSGAVRASDFNKRRTQAVQQPANAEVLKSVKGVRLERDGNQRWLVVDGKSPREIWPLLKVFWQENGFDIKSEEPAIGQMETEWAENRAKIPQDSLRRLLDKVGLGGIYSTSERDKFIIRIEQGKNGSTDIFFAHKGMKEVYADRKKDTTMWQPSESDPNLEAAFLARFMQYLGVDGQQAEQALTQSVAARSNASELARVDNDTLLLAGDYGRNWRRTALALDRIGLTVIGQNAERRAFLVQQAPTEGEAVANKKPGLFKRVFGKGKVEAPKTYPEIIVYVEPINNGARLHLLNKDGSPYKGSDASTLLSRLHTELR